A single genomic interval of Oncorhynchus tshawytscha isolate Ot180627B linkage group LG15, Otsh_v2.0, whole genome shotgun sequence harbors:
- the gpr185b gene encoding G-protein coupled receptor 12, with translation MILSLAAAMSSGGLPQNTTSSATFVPSSLDPWLDPYPDLPGVNSSSAVPVRTSTSDLDLRPLTSPQDVSPWDVALCVTGTLISCENALVIAVLFYTPTLRAPMFILIGSLAFADLLAGLGLILNFVFIYLVKGEVVTLVSTGILIVAFSASILNILAITVDRYLSLYNALTYHTERTVLFTYLVIGLIWLVGLILGVLPALGWNCLDDETTCSVCRPVTKSNAVALAIFFLLVFAVMMQLYLQICRIAFRHAQQIAVQHQFIAISTTKGVQTLSVILCAFATCWLPFAMYSIVADSSYPIIYTYATVLPAACNSVINPIIYAFRNPDIQKGLWLACCGCVPSNLSLRPRARTSSDV, from the exons ATGATCCTCTCCCTAGCTGCAGCCATGAGCAGTGGTGGCCTTCCCCAGAACACTACTTCCTCTGCAACCTTTGTTCCCTCATCCCTGGACCCCTGGCTTGACCCTTACCCTGACCTCCCTGGGGTCAACTCCTCCTCCGCAGTCCCCGTCCGCACCTCCACATCTGACCTTGATCTACGACCTCTGACCTCACCCCAG GATGTCAGCCCATGGGACGTGGCATTATGTGTCACAGGAACCCTCATCTCCTGTGAGAATGCACTGGTCATTGCTGTCCTGTTCTACACGCCGACCCTTCGAGCTCCTATGTTCATCCTGATTGGTTCGCTGGCGTTCGCCGACCTCCTGGCGGGTCTCGGACTCATCCTAAACTTTGTCTTCATCTATCTGGTCAAGGGAGAGGTCGTGACCTTGGTTTCCACGGGGATACTTATCGTGGCGTTCTCTGCGTCCATTTTGAATATCCTGGCGATCACTGTGGACAG GTACCTGTCGCTGTACAACGCGTTGACCTATCACACCGAACGGACTGTCCTCTTCACGTACCTGGTAATAGGGCTCATCTGGTTGGTGGGTCTGATCCTTGGAGTCCTCCCTGCCCTCGGGTGGAACTGTCTAGACGACGAAACGACTTGTAGCGTATGCCGACCAGTCACGAAATCCAACGCCGTTGCACTCGCCATCTTCTTCCTATTGGTCTTCGCAGTCATGATGCAACTCTACCTGCAGATCTGTAGGATTGCGTTCCGACATGCTCAGCAAATCGCAGTCCAACATCAATTCATCGCCATTTCCACGACCAAAGGAGTCCAGACACTCTCTGTGATTCTCTGCGCTTTCGCTACGTGTTGGTTGCCGTTCGCAATGTATTCTATAGTGGCGGACTCGAGTTATCCTATAATATATACATACGCCACTGTGCTGCCGGCGGCGTGTAATTCAGTTATAAATCCAATTATATACGCTTTCAGGAACCCGGATATACAGAAGGGGTTGTGGTTGGCGTGCTGTGGGTGTGTCCCGTCAAATTTGAGTCTCAGACCGAGGGCGAGGACCTCCAGTGATGTATAG